Within the Deltaproteobacteria bacterium genome, the region GCTTTGTGGTGAAGATTCCAGCCGCAATTTAGAGGTGTATTGGTTTCTGTTCTAGGGTCAGTTGAGGTGATTCAGTGGAATGTATTCTTTCACAAGAATACTGACAGTGTCAATGAAATCAATGCAAAGCCTTGGTTCTGCGGCACCTTCTATCGCCATGAGGGAAACATGCATCAATAATCAACCCGCAGGGGCAGGTTTGAAACCTGCTCCTACAATGACGATACCGTGGATATGATTTGACATAACAACAAAGGCATCCAGGGCAACGTCTCTGTAATGGTTCGGCAACTGGTGCCAGGGGTGGAATAATCGAAATTGGACAGACGCAGACTGTTACGCCTCCGCGACCTTACCAGCCGTTGCATATCAACCTATCCCGGGGGCGGGTTTAAAACCCGCCCCTACAATGCGGTGTCACTCATTTGGGAATATTTCCTTAGTTAGGTCCGAAAACCAGATTGGAACTGCCGGCATGTGTACACCATCTCTCATGCCCCCTCTATCCGCTCCACTTTCTTGAAATACTCTTTTTGGTGCCAAAATCAACCTTCTAAACCCATATCTACTCAGTCCTTGCACTACGGCAATTTCTTCACGATCTCTGCGAACTCCTCCTTGGTGAAGGCCCTAAGTGTTGTTGTCCTGACAAATCCCTCAGATGCCAGCGCCAGAGAGAAGGCCACATGTGCTTCATCACTGGGCGCGTCACCAATTACTACATAGTCATATTCGCCTAGGACGACGTAAAAACCTATAAATTTACCCCCCATAGCTTCGTAGGCTTTAATGCCATTTTCAATCCGCTGAGGCGCTTCCTTGATGTTTCTAATCCCTTGATCAGTCAATTTTAACAAGCCGATATAAGTTGGCATACGAATAGCCTCCTGTCTCGTTGCCAAGGTTGTTTCGAGTAGGTGGTTGTTCCAGCAAGCTACATAGAAAACAACACCAAGCCTCCAAGGAGATGAGAAACCCCTCAGAGGCTTCGTGTCGGCACTTTCTGGAAACTCCTTAACATGACTTTCTCCAGAAGTAGAAGACAGTGCCTAGCCCAGATATTTCAAGTATTGATTTCGTGAGACCATGGAGAAGGGTGTGCCATGTGGCAACCGCAGGGGATTGGCTCAGAGGCGTACTTGAACAGTACGTCGCAGGGTCCGATACCCGAGGATGCCCGGAAGGACACGCATATCCGTAGCCGCAGCAGGCAATTCGTGAAATATCCGGGCTAGAATGCGCAGGGTGATAGTCCAGTCCAAATGAGGGCAGAACTGAAAAAGTGGTCTCTCGAAGATGCTATTGAAAATGAAATAGAATTAATTGCAGCTTAGATTACCAGGGAGGTCCATGTCAAGAAAAAGCTGGTATCTTCCGTTTCCGTTTTTTGGGCCCGAACCTGATCCGACCACAAATGTTTAAATGTTAAACAAAGAAAGCCCCCACCAGCCGGCGCACAGGGCTGGGGGGGCTATAATTTGGTTTCAGGCGACCGGCGCACAAAGTCGCTGAAACCTTGGGGCACCAGGCAGGGCTAAAGGTGGGACCCTGCCTTTTGGAATAATAGCACAAAGTCGCCTGAAAAAGAAATAGGCAGTTGATCAATCCTCTAGCAGGAGCAATGGTATACCGGGCAAGGAGGAGATTTTGCCTGGTGCCCCCGGCGTGACTCGAACACGCGACGCCCGGATTAGGAATCCGGTGCTCTATCCACCTGAGCTACGGGGGCACTGTGGGTCTGAAGTCCGTTACTACAATTTATGGATCTGGCTGTCAAGCACTCAAACCTGTAGTTGCCTGCCGCCGGCAGAAAATGATGGCTTTTGGCTAGAACCACCATGCTACTTCTGCTTTCTCGAGCCTGCAGAGAGAATACCCTGGATGCAGTTTGCCCCTTTGTCCAGCAGCAATGCTCAATTGCTTGCTCCTGCACAGATCCTTGCAAACCTGTCTGCTTCAAGATTTCAAGTCAGTGGCGCCTCACACACCGGACAGAGCACAGTGCCGTTGGCCAGAGGTTTCAGGCAGCCCGTACAGGTTACCGCCCCGCACTCCGCACAGGTCTTGAATGTGCTCACGTGCTGACCGCAGCCAAAGCATCTGACCCTGGAAGGAGGTTTTTCTTTTGCGTCTCCTGCTGCGATTTCCGCGTACAGGAAACGAAGTTCCTCCTCGGTCAATTCGAGAAAATAGACAGCTGCCCCGGAAGAGCTGCGCTCCTTTCTTGTTTTTTCAATCTCTGAGCGCACAACTATTGTATTGACTACTAGAGCGGGCCGACGAGGGGTCTTGATGACCACGCATATCTTATCGTGCAGTGACAGGGGGTATTCAGTGGCAATGAAGGCTCCCTTTGGACCGATATTCTTGGTCACACCCCTTTTCGGTCCCTGGGGTGTCATTATGGTCACTGGCCAGTTCACCTCAACCCTTGGAAATCTACGTTTTTCTCGTTTAGCCCTCATGTCTCACGCACTGTATGAAAAAATTAATCAGGTCTCTGCTCCTTTTGCCACTCAGTTGATGCTCCGTTCAGAGCAGAAAGGATTCTTACGACGATGCACTTCCGATTTGTTGTTGCTGAAAAAGGTATCTCTAACATCACACCATACCTGAAAGAAACAGTTCCTAGCAAGATGAAAAATGGAGGAGCAGCTTACCGGGCAAACCAGCCTGTTCCAATTGCCGCCTCCAGAACCTTGTTTTGACCACGCTTATAGCAGAAAGTTACGGCCCGTTCCTCCTTATCAGAATATTATGCATGTTCCGCAGGTGGCTTGGCACGGCAGTTGCTACTTTTTTCAGGTACAGTTCAACACCACTGTGTGCTGCAAGAGGGTCTAGCAAAGCGCAGCCGAATTTCTCATCTCCCATGAGGGTCATCTCGCCCTCTAAACGTAAAGGATATGGATTCGAAAAGATTCAAGGATAGACGCAAGCAACCCCGTTTCCAGGTGAACTGGCCAGTCGTAATCCTCACTCGCCATGGGGCCACTGTGGGGGAGACAGTGAACATCGGTCCCAATGGGGCCTTCCTCTATTGCCCCGTTCTCCTTGATCGCAATGAAAAACTCACCCTGTTCATTGTTGCCCCGAGACGGCAGCCCATGAAGGTCAGGAGTGTAGTCACCTGGTCAAACAGATATGGCTCCGACGAGGATACCCCTCCTCGAGGCATGGGAGTGAGATTCGTTGACATCGCGGAGGAAGACCGCAGCCATCTCCTGCAGCTTTTCAGGGGCCTGGAGAACGCAAAGTTACAGCAATTGGGCTCCAGGATGGAAAGCTCCCTGGAGGGAAAAATAGCGCCCCTGGAAATGCGCCAGTGAACTGCGTTTTGACTCTGCGCCCTCACGGTTTGCAATAGAATTGCTCTTTCAAGTTTTTACCCCCGAAAGGCTGGGACTGAAAACCGCCGTGAACTAACATTTCTGTTCAGTATCAAACTGCGCCTCATGCCTGCTGAGTACTTGACCGTACAACAGGGAGGCTCCTCGCCATAAAGCAGCAAACAGCATAATCGCCAACAAGCTCCCTATTGGAATAGCAATCAAGTAATCGGACCAGCACCACTCCGACCTTGGCAATGCAGTAAGGTGGGCCACACAAAAAATCGCCAACGCCGGCATAAAGGCCTGTATACCGAAGGCTAGGTACTTAACGGCCATGGCTTCATCCTTTGTGGCAAATGCATTCCCACAGAGTGTCTCTTCCAGTAGGCCTCTGTTCTCTACAGTTCATATCTTTGCTCTCATGCAACAATCTCTGTTGCCAGTTCGGCCTCAACCAGCTCGGACAGTATTACAGCCAACCTGAACAATACTGTTGGCAGCCCGTTCTGGAATGGGTTGTCTCCAGTGGACTGTAAAGCAAATAATATGCCATCTATTTAATATTCAATAGAAAAGGCCCGGATATGATGTTCAAGATATTCGGACAAAGGGCGTGAAGTGATCATGAAGATGCGGCTAGCATCTTGAACTAGAAAAGAACAGATTGACTGGGTGTATATTGACAACAGATGCAATGCACGGACTGGCAGCTGCTCGAAGTCCTGGACACCATAGCAGGGCCAGCACCATACAATGCCTGAATCGGGCTGACCACCTGCAACTTTGCAATCCACTGCAGCAGGTCGAAAAAGTGGGGATTTTCCCCAAAGTTTTGTTCATCATAGTTCCAGGAATGGTGCTAGTGGAGAGGTCAGGTGGGCAAGCACTACTCGAGCGCCCATTCTTGAGTGGCAAGGCCGAGCCACCTTCAGGTCAACCAACGTTTTCTTCGTTTGTAGTGCTTTACATCGCGGTAAGAACGCTTGGTCCCCACGTCTGTCAAGCCCAGATAAAATCTCTTCACATCTTCGTTGTCGCGCAAACGGTCCACAGTGTCATCGAGTACGATCCTGCCGTTCTCCATGATATAGCCGTAATTGGCGATGCTCAGAGCCAGCCTGGCATTCTGTTCAACCAGCAGGATGCTTGTTTTCTGTTCTTCGTTTATCTTCTTGATAATGTGGAATATTTCTGCCACCAGCAGAGGGCTGAGCCCCAGAGATGGCTCATCCAGCAGCATCAACTTTGGTTGAGCCATCAGGGCCCTGCCAATGACCAGCATCTGCTGCTCACCTCCACTCAAATAGCCGGCCAGGGTTTGCCGCCTTTCCTTGATCCGCGTGAAATAGGAATATACCAGTTCTTGCAGCTCTCTGATCTTGGCGCGCCCCTTTTGCAGATGAGCTGCTGCTATGAGATTCTCTTCAACCGTGAGATCTTCAAAAACCCGCCTGCCTTCCATGACCTGGAAGATGCCGCGGCGGACGATCTCCTCGGGCGCCATGTGTTGAATTGGCTGGCCTTCAAATTCTATGATGCCATCAGTCACTTCACCCTCTTCAGTCTTGAGCAACCCAGAGACTGCCTTGAGAGTGGTGGTCTTGCCTGCTCCGTTGGCGCCCAGGAGAGCCACTATCTGGCCTTCTTTAACAGACAGTGACATTCCTTTGAGAACCAGAATTACGTCGTTATAGATGACTTCAATATTGTTGATGTTCAGAAGATCCATAGCCCTCTTTTCGGGACAGAGCCCCAGATAAAGCAGCCCTATCTAGTACTATTTTTTGCCAGAGGCCCTGTAAACTTTCGAAACGGATGCATCAGGCACAGAGGCAGAAAGGCTGGCCGCTGCTGCCAGCCATTTCTGCCTCCGAATGCTGCTGTTCTTCGGGTTACCATCCCAGGAATCTAGCTTCCCTTTCAATGGATACGCTCTTTACCGGAACCAGTTTATTGTTGCTCATCTTGAAGATTCGCAATGAGGTATTGGGACGGTGATCAGTTGGCGTGAAAGTAACGGGAGCGGTTAGACCCCCAGTATCGAAGTCTTTCAGGGTCTCAAGAGCTTTCTTCAAGCCGGGACCATTCAGCTCTCCCGCCTTGTCAGCCCTCTTGAGGCCCTCCCACATGACCATCATTGCTGACCATCCCTGGATATAGCGAACCGTGTGGCTAGCCTCGGGGTTGGTCTTCTTGGCAGCTTCCATGGCAGCCTTCATGCCGGGCACATCCTCTCCCCAGAAAGCAAAGGGTGCCATGCCGTAAATGCGGTCATTTCCTGCCTCGCCTGCGAGTTTTATGAGATTTTCATCAAAACCCCAGACGTTGGAGATGAACTTGGTGCGCAGACCTAACTTGGCCGCATCCTTGACGATCACAGATGTTGAGGGGGTGGTGCCGCCCACCCAGGCCCAATCCGGGTCGAATTCCTTCATATGCAACAGCTGACTGGTGGCATCAATAGCCCTGAGACCAACAATTTCATCCGGTCCCACCTTGATTCCCAGTTCTTCCGCCATTTTCTTGCCTGCTGGAATGGGGGCTTTGCCATATGGATGGTCAGGATAGATGAAAACCACCCTGGGGGCACGGTTCCCGGCATCAGGAAACATCTCATTGAAGGTGTCTTTGATGAACTTCATGGCCAGACGAATGGCATCTGAATAGGATGTTCCCACATAGAAGTTATAGGGTGTTTTTGAGGGGTCATCCAGTTTGGAATCATAGGATGCGGAGATGTAAACGATCTTGTCTTTGTTGATATGAGGCTTCAAAGCATTGGTATCACCGGTGCCCCAGCCTTGAATAACAAATACCTTGTCCACATCTTTATATTGCTTGTAAAGGTTCACTGCTTCAGGAATCTTGTAGGCATAGTCGTTGGCTATGAGTTGTATCTTGCGTCCATTCACACCGCCA harbors:
- a CDS encoding ABC transporter ATP-binding protein, with protein sequence MDLLNINNIEVIYNDVILVLKGMSLSVKEGQIVALLGANGAGKTTTLKAVSGLLKTEEGEVTDGIIEFEGQPIQHMAPEEIVRRGIFQVMEGRRVFEDLTVEENLIAAAHLQKGRAKIRELQELVYSYFTRIKERRQTLAGYLSGGEQQMLVIGRALMAQPKLMLLDEPSLGLSPLLVAEIFHIIKKINEEQKTSILLVEQNARLALSIANYGYIMENGRIVLDDTVDRLRDNEDVKRFYLGLTDVGTKRSYRDVKHYKRRKRWLT
- a CDS encoding GYD domain-containing protein, whose protein sequence is MPTYIGLLKLTDQGIRNIKEAPQRIENGIKAYEAMGGKFIGFYVVLGEYDYVVIGDAPSDEAHVAFSLALASEGFVRTTTLRAFTKEEFAEIVKKLP
- a CDS encoding ABC transporter substrate-binding protein, yielding MKIKQYVVWLAVIGLVVGFGLWGCAKKEAAPIKIGGIFDITGPTSAVGKDYAQACKDAEQYINEHGGVNGRKIQLIANDYAYKIPEAVNLYKQYKDVDKVFVIQGWGTGDTNALKPHINKDKIVYISASYDSKLDDPSKTPYNFYVGTSYSDAIRLAMKFIKDTFNEMFPDAGNRAPRVVFIYPDHPYGKAPIPAGKKMAEELGIKVGPDEIVGLRAIDATSQLLHMKEFDPDWAWVGGTTPSTSVIVKDAAKLGLRTKFISNVWGFDENLIKLAGEAGNDRIYGMAPFAFWGEDVPGMKAAMEAAKKTNPEASHTVRYIQGWSAMMVMWEGLKRADKAGELNGPGLKKALETLKDFDTGGLTAPVTFTPTDHRPNTSLRIFKMSNNKLVPVKSVSIEREARFLGW
- a CDS encoding PilZ domain-containing protein, producing MDSKRFKDRRKQPRFQVNWPVVILTRHGATVGETVNIGPNGAFLYCPVLLDRNEKLTLFIVAPRRQPMKVRSVVTWSNRYGSDEDTPPRGMGVRFVDIAEEDRSHLLQLFRGLENAKLQQLGSRMESSLEGKIAPLEMRQ